A window from Chaetodon trifascialis isolate fChaTrf1 chromosome 5, fChaTrf1.hap1, whole genome shotgun sequence encodes these proteins:
- the selenoh gene encoding selenoprotein H produces the protein MASKAGRRGIKRKAEVQAEEEKLTVEEKKERGEGESGQEGQRVTIEHCKSURVYGRNAEEVKSALLAAHPGLTVVLNPEKPRRNSFEITLLDGGKETSLWTGIKKGPPRKLKFPQPDVVVAALQEALKAE, from the exons ATGGCGTCTAAAGCAG GTCGTCGAGGGATTAAGCGCAAAGCTGAAGttcaggctgaggaggagaaactcaccgtggaggagaagaaggagagaggagagggagagagcggcCAGGAAGGCCAAAGGGTGACCATTGAACACTG TAAGAGCTGACGAGTGTATGGGCGTAATGCTGAGGAGGTGAAATCTGCCCTCCTGGCTGCCCACCCTGGGCTGACTGTGGTCCTCAACCCTGAGAAACCCCGCAGGAACAGCTTTGAGATCACTCTGCTGGACGGAGGCAAAG AAACGTCTCTGTGGACTGGCATAAAGAAGGGTCCGCCTCGTAAACTGAAGTTTCCGCAACCTGATGTTGTCGTTGCTGCTCTACAGGAGGCTCTGAAGGCTGAATAG